Proteins from a single region of Echeneis naucrates chromosome 14, fEcheNa1.1, whole genome shotgun sequence:
- the taf9 gene encoding transcription initiation factor TFIID subunit 9 — MSAPKTIPKDAQVMIQILKDMGITEYEPRVINQMLEFTYRYVTTIIEDAKIYATHAKKSNVDADDIKLAIQCRMDQSFTSPPPRDFLLEVARQKNQTPLPLIKPYTGPRLPPDRYCLTAPNYRLKSIQKKVSSSAGRISVPRLSVGAVSSRPSTPTLGTPSVQSVTTKVGTPVSLTGQRFTVQIPPPSQTTTTKTTTPSTPAVSNVLINPSLIGSKNILITTNMVSQNTGGESLKRKHEDDDDYDAL, encoded by the exons ATGTCTGCTCCGAAAACCATCCCGAAGGATGCTCAG GTGATGATCCAGATCCTGAAGGACATGGGGATCACAGAGTACGAGCCCAGAGTCATCAACCAGATGCTGGAGTTCACCTACA GATACGTCACAACCATCATCGAGGACGCCAAAATCTACGCCACACACGCCAAGAAATCCAACGTGGATGCTGATGACATCAAACTGGCGATCCAGTGTCGCATGGATCAGTCGTTCACTTCGCCGCCACCACGAGAT TTCTTGTTGGAGGTTGCGAGGCAGAAGAACCagactcctcttcctctgattAAACCCTACACTGGACCTCGACTCCCACCGGACCGCTACTGTCTGACCGCCCCcaactacagactaaaatctaTCCAGAAGAAG GTGTCGTCGTCTGCTGGGAGGATATCGGTGCCTCGTCTCAGTGTTGGTGCCGTCTCCAGCAGACCGTCCACGCCGACGCTCG GAACGCCGTCTGTCCAATCTGTCACCACTAAAGTGGGAACACCAGTATCTCTGACGGGTCAGAGATTCACAGTGCAGATCCCTCCGCCCTCTCAGACAACCACCACCAAGACCA CCACGCCGTCCACACCGGCTGTCTCCAACGTCCTCATCAACCCGTCACTGATTGGCTCCAAGAACATCCTCATCACCACCAACATGGTGTCGCAGAACACGGGCGGCGAGTCTCTTAAGAGGAAGCATGAAGATGACGACGACTACGACGCTTTATGA